The following coding sequences are from one Verrucomicrobiia bacterium window:
- a CDS encoding PQQ-like beta-propeller repeat protein, with translation MLNDFASANKTSLGRGRGWARLMLTAGLISGLLDLSAATGWLAWRGPEQTGVSRETNLPEKIVLNGENHLWTADFPGKSTPVIADGRLYIMGYLGEGPDLQEGVACFDAETGQKLWQRLYNDYLSDTIYLRYATASPAVDPETGNIYSQGTQGLLSAFDRDGRVLWQHHLMELFGRLTFPNSRTASPLIDGELVIVRGITANWGAQGPGGDRIYAFDKRTGEPVWASSPGGRPMDNSFSHPVLGWYKGYRVLYTASGDGSVVCVNARTGTPFWRVPLFKAGINATVLVHNQDKVIAVFGTPYELGQMVALKIPDMDPAAASTNGVKEYQRADLELWSADISSSTSSPILVGDTVYIVAEKGDLCSVDARTGTVHWKLKLGIEQRNSCPLFADGKLYVPILDDPAGKTESQGEAGTKGAFYIVRPGRTNAEILTHLELDGRCFGSPAVYKGRVYVQTASKLYCFGPKQPSALPPPPPEPAWPAPGPAAQLQIIPNEVLLLPGEMKSFRVRVLDAKGFVVQEQVESKAVKWTHYVPPTALVRATLNATFDSEGRLVAAPTNTTSAGAFQAEWNGLKGYARGRILARLPMFEDFESFSLNYTTTNTMESPTPFAYPPLPWIGARTKFEVREKDGNKALVKTIDNKFFQRAFVFIGRPEMRNYTIEADVMSEGNRRKMSDVGVIAQRYLIVLKGNEQKLEINSNLERLRVPPTGSPPNFAWSANTWYRLKARVDNLPDGSGIIRAKAWKRGDPEPEAWTLEARHATAHTSGSPGLYGFSPQEMRVYIDNVRVTPTEGN, from the coding sequence ATGCTTAATGACTTTGCGAGCGCAAATAAGACCAGCCTTGGACGCGGCCGGGGCTGGGCACGCCTCATGTTGACGGCCGGGTTGATATCCGGGCTGCTTGACCTGTCCGCAGCCACCGGCTGGCTGGCCTGGCGCGGTCCCGAACAAACGGGCGTTTCTCGCGAGACCAACCTGCCGGAGAAAATCGTGTTGAATGGCGAAAATCACCTGTGGACGGCGGATTTCCCCGGCAAGTCCACGCCGGTCATCGCGGATGGGCGGCTCTATATCATGGGTTACTTGGGGGAGGGGCCGGATCTGCAGGAGGGGGTGGCCTGTTTTGACGCCGAGACGGGGCAGAAACTTTGGCAGCGGCTCTATAATGACTACCTCAGCGATACCATTTATTTGCGTTATGCCACAGCCAGCCCGGCGGTGGACCCGGAGACCGGCAACATCTATTCCCAAGGGACTCAAGGCCTGCTGAGCGCCTTTGACCGGGATGGCCGGGTGCTATGGCAGCATCATTTGATGGAGCTGTTTGGCCGGTTGACCTTCCCCAACAGCCGCACTGCCTCGCCCCTGATTGATGGGGAGCTGGTGATCGTGCGCGGCATCACCGCCAACTGGGGAGCCCAAGGTCCCGGAGGCGATCGCATCTACGCTTTCGACAAGCGGACGGGCGAGCCGGTGTGGGCCAGCAGCCCGGGGGGGCGGCCCATGGACAACTCGTTCTCGCATCCTGTCCTGGGATGGTACAAAGGCTACCGCGTGCTCTACACGGCCTCGGGTGATGGCAGCGTGGTCTGCGTGAATGCGCGCACGGGCACGCCCTTCTGGCGGGTGCCGTTGTTCAAGGCGGGCATCAACGCCACCGTGCTGGTCCACAACCAGGACAAGGTGATTGCCGTCTTCGGCACGCCCTATGAATTGGGCCAAATGGTGGCGCTAAAGATTCCCGACATGGATCCGGCGGCGGCTTCCACCAATGGGGTGAAGGAATATCAACGCGCCGACCTGGAATTGTGGAGTGCCGACATTTCCTCCTCCACCAGCTCGCCAATCCTGGTGGGCGATACAGTGTACATCGTGGCCGAGAAAGGCGATTTGTGCAGCGTGGATGCCCGCACCGGCACAGTGCACTGGAAATTGAAGCTGGGAATTGAACAACGTAACTCGTGCCCCCTCTTCGCGGATGGCAAGCTTTACGTGCCCATTTTGGACGACCCGGCCGGCAAAACCGAGAGCCAGGGCGAGGCGGGCACTAAAGGCGCATTTTACATCGTGCGCCCCGGCCGCACAAATGCGGAGATTCTAACCCATCTGGAATTGGACGGGCGTTGCTTCGGCTCGCCGGCCGTGTACAAGGGCCGGGTTTACGTGCAGACGGCCAGCAAACTTTATTGCTTCGGGCCCAAGCAGCCATCCGCCCTGCCGCCGCCCCCACCGGAACCCGCCTGGCCGGCGCCCGGGCCGGCGGCCCAACTCCAAATCATCCCCAACGAAGTGCTGTTGCTGCCCGGTGAAATGAAGTCCTTCCGTGTGCGGGTGCTCGACGCCAAAGGTTTCGTGGTGCAGGAGCAGGTGGAGTCCAAGGCGGTCAAATGGACGCATTATGTGCCGCCCACAGCGCTGGTGCGGGCCACCCTGAACGCCACTTTTGACAGCGAGGGCCGACTGGTGGCTGCGCCCACCAACACCACCAGCGCGGGCGCATTTCAGGCCGAATGGAACGGCCTGAAGGGGTATGCGCGCGGACGCATCCTGGCCCGGCTGCCCATGTTTGAAGACTTTGAAAGTTTCAGCCTCAATTATACCACCACCAACACCATGGAGTCGCCCACGCCCTTTGCCTATCCGCCGCTGCCGTGGATTGGGGCGCGCACCAAATTTGAAGTGCGCGAAAAGGACGGCAACAAGGCGCTGGTCAAGACGATTGACAACAAGTTTTTCCAACGGGCGTTTGTGTTCATTGGGCGGCCCGAAATGCGCAACTACACCATTGAGGCCGACGTGATGAGCGAAGGTAACCGGCGCAAGATGTCGGATGTGGGGGTGATTGCGCAGCGGTATCTAATTGTCCTCAAGGGCAACGAACAGAAACTCGAAATCAACTCCAATCTGGAGCGCCTGCGCGTGCCGCCCACCGGCAGCCCGCCCAATTTTGCCTGGTCGGCCAACACCTGGTACCGCTTGAAGGCGCGGGTGGATAATCTGCCGGATGGCAGCGGCATTATTCGCGCCAAGGCCTGGAAACGTGGGGATCCGGAGCCGGAGGCATGGACCTTGGAGGCGCGCCACGCCACGGCGCACACTTCCGGTTCGCCGGGGTTGTACGGTTTTTCTCCGCAGGAAATGCGCGTGTACATAGACAATGTGCGCGTAACGCCCACGGAGGGGAATTAA
- a CDS encoding PQQ-binding-like beta-propeller repeat protein, whose product MSTIHYDVNNSLALGLAILLAAGAALAQKPTDWPQWGGHDPGRNMYSPARGLPDVVHPGKAPEKNDYSGAKNLKWAARLGTQSYGNPTIANGRVFVGTNNDEPRDPQHKGDRSILMVFDEKNGEFLWQLVIPKLASGKVNDWESLGLLSSPTVQGNRVYITTTRCEMMCLDVEGLANGNDGPYQDEAQYVVGPGKPKATLGPKDADIIWVFDMMDELGVFPHNGSNSSLLLVDDLVFGCTSNGQDWTHSNVPSPLAPSLVAVNKITGKLAGEDVEKIGTRLFHGQWSSPSAGKVGERTLVFFGGGDGICYAFDAKPRKDGEDYLLELVWKFDCNPPEYKMKDGKPIKYPDADGPSEINATPVFYKNRIYVAIGQDPEHGEGVGRLVCIDATKTGDITQSGLIWDYKGIHRSISTVSIDPQTGLLFIADFSGLLHCLDAETGKLQWTHDVKAHVWGSTMVADGKVYLGDEDGDLLIMAATKEKKIISEVNLGAPIYSTPVVANGVLYVATQTHLFAFERQDTVARRTE is encoded by the coding sequence ATGAGCACCATCCATTATGACGTGAATAATTCCCTGGCGCTGGGGCTGGCCATCCTTCTGGCTGCCGGCGCGGCCCTGGCCCAAAAACCCACGGACTGGCCCCAATGGGGCGGCCATGATCCGGGGCGCAACATGTATTCCCCGGCCAGGGGGCTGCCCGACGTGGTCCATCCTGGCAAGGCGCCGGAGAAGAATGATTATTCGGGCGCCAAGAACCTCAAGTGGGCCGCCCGCCTGGGCACGCAGAGCTATGGCAACCCCACCATTGCCAATGGCCGTGTCTTTGTGGGCACCAACAACGATGAGCCGCGCGATCCGCAGCACAAGGGGGACCGCAGCATCCTCATGGTGTTTGACGAAAAAAACGGCGAGTTCCTGTGGCAACTGGTCATCCCCAAACTGGCCTCGGGCAAAGTCAATGACTGGGAGAGTTTGGGCCTGCTCAGCTCGCCCACCGTCCAGGGCAATCGGGTGTACATCACCACCACCCGTTGCGAGATGATGTGTTTGGATGTCGAGGGCCTGGCCAATGGCAATGACGGCCCTTATCAGGACGAAGCCCAGTACGTTGTTGGGCCGGGCAAGCCCAAGGCCACCCTGGGACCCAAGGACGCCGACATCATCTGGGTCTTTGACATGATGGACGAGCTGGGCGTTTTCCCGCACAATGGCTCCAACTCCTCCCTCCTCCTTGTGGATGATTTGGTGTTTGGCTGCACTTCCAACGGGCAGGACTGGACCCACTCCAACGTGCCTTCGCCGCTGGCGCCCAGTTTGGTGGCGGTGAACAAGATCACCGGAAAACTTGCCGGCGAGGACGTCGAAAAAATTGGCACCCGCCTGTTTCATGGCCAGTGGAGCTCGCCCTCGGCGGGCAAAGTGGGGGAGCGAACCCTGGTCTTTTTCGGCGGCGGTGACGGCATTTGTTATGCCTTTGACGCCAAACCGCGCAAGGACGGTGAGGATTACCTTTTGGAGCTGGTGTGGAAGTTCGACTGCAACCCGCCGGAATACAAGATGAAGGATGGCAAACCCATCAAATATCCCGATGCGGACGGCCCCAGTGAGATCAACGCCACGCCGGTCTTTTACAAGAACCGCATCTATGTGGCCATTGGTCAGGATCCTGAACATGGCGAGGGAGTGGGCCGGCTGGTGTGCATTGATGCCACCAAGACAGGGGACATCACGCAAAGCGGCTTGATCTGGGATTACAAAGGCATTCATCGGAGCATTTCGACCGTCTCGATTGATCCGCAGACCGGGTTGCTGTTCATCGCGGATTTTAGCGGCCTGCTGCACTGCCTCGATGCCGAGACCGGCAAACTGCAGTGGACCCATGACGTGAAGGCGCACGTGTGGGGATCCACCATGGTGGCGGATGGCAAGGTGTACTTGGGGGATGAAGATGGGGATTTGCTCATCATGGCCGCCACCAAGGAAAAGAAAATCATCAGCGAGGTGAACCTCGGCGCGCCCATTTACAGCACGCCGGTGGTGGCCAATGGCGTGTTATACGTGGCCACCCAGACCCATCTCTTCGCCTTTGAACGTCAGGACACAGTAGCTCGCCGCACGGAATAA